Within Actinosynnema pretiosum, the genomic segment GCGGTTGAGAGCCCAGCCGCCCCCTCTCGCGCACCAGGCGAGCGCGGGGCCGGGCGGTTCGCGCCGCCGGGTCGGCGCGCCCGCCGGAGATGAGCTCTGGACCATGTGCCCCGTTTCCTCCGCGCTCCCCCTCGCCTCGGCGCTCGGCGCCGCACCGGACGCCGCCCCGGCCGACGCGGTCGTCGTCCGGGTGTCCGGCGAGCTGGACGCCTCCACCACCGGGCCGCTGCGCGCGCGGCTGTTCGACGAGGTCTCGCGCTCACCCTCCGCGCTGGTGGTCGACCTGAGCGCGGTGACCTTCTGCTCGGCCGCCGCGCTGGGCCTGCTGCTCGCGACGACGGCTGCGGCCGAGCGGCTCGGCGTGCGCTGGGCGCTGGTCGGCGGTCAGCGCGCGGTGCGCAGACCGATCACGGCCGCCGGGCTCGACGCCGCGCTGCGGCCTCGCGATGACGTGGCGTCGGCGCTCACCGCGCTGGCGCTGCCGGGCCTGCGGGGCGCCGACCCGCTCGGGTAGCGATTGACGAAAAAAACCGTCCGGGAATTCTCCGCGTTTTCCCGGACGGTTCTTCAGCGCGTTCAAGAAACGCGCGGCAAACCTTCCACCAGGGAAAACAGTTCCAACAAAAACCCAACGGGACGTTTTACCCGATTCTGAGTGGAGAGAAATAAGGACAGGGAGAACTCGGTTCCGCGAACGCGGGGCCGCTCGATCGTGGAGGTGGGTTCGTGAGGATCGCGATGGTGTCGGAGCACGCCAGTCCCCTGGTGGCGCCCGGCGGTGTGGCCTCGGGCGCGCGGAACGTGCACGTGGCGGAGCTGTCGGCCGCCCTGGTCCGGCGGGGGCACGAGGTCGTCGTGCACACCCGCCGCACCCGCGTCGACCAGCAGGACCTGGTGCGCGCGCCGGAGGGGTACGAGGTGGTGCACGTGCCCGCCGGGCCCGCCGAGCCCGCGCCCGAGGCGGACCTGCTCCCGCACACCGGGCCGTTCGCCCGGTGCCTGAGGCGGCGCTGGGCGACCTCGCCGCCCGACCTGGTACACGCGCACTCCTGGACGTCCGGGCTGGCCGCGCTGCTGGGCGCGCGCGGGCTGGGCGTGCCGGTGGTGCAGACCTTCCACGGGCTGGGCGCGGTCGAGCGGGGGCGCGGGGGCGACGGCGGGGTGGCGGTGCGGGCGCAGACCGAGCAGCTGATCTGCCGCGAGGTCGACGGGATCGTGGCCACCTCGGAGGCGGAGGCGTTCGAGCTGGTCAGCGCGGGGACGCCGAGACCGCTGGTGTCGGTGGTGCCGTTCGGGGTGGACACGGCGCTGTTCTCGCGGCGCGAGCCCGAGGAGCACGCGGGGCTGCTGCGGCGGGTGGTGTGCGCGGGAAGCCTGGCGTCGCGCAACGGGTTCGCGGACGTGATCAGCGCGATGGGCGGGGTGCCGGACGCGGAGCTGGTGATCGCGGGCGGGCCCGCGGACGTGGAGCGGGACCCGGAGGCGCGCAGGCTCGTCGAGCACGCCCAGCGGCGCGGGGTGGCCGGGCGGGTGCGGCTGGTCGGGGCGGTGGGCCGGGAGGCGATGCCCGCGCTGCTGAAGTCGGCGGACGCGGTGGTGTGCGCGCCCTGGCACGAGCCGTTCGGGCTGGTGCCGCTGGAGGCCATGGCCTGCGGGGTGCCGGTGGTGGCGACCTCGGTGGGCGGGCTGGTGGACAGCGTCCTGGACGGGGTGACGGGGCGGTTGGTGCCGCCGCGCGACCCGAGGGCGCTGGCGCTGGCGCTGCGGGCGCTGCTGGCGGACCGGACGCGGCGGGAGGCGTACGGGGAGGCCGGGGTGGACCGGGTCAGGGCCCGGTACACGTGGGAGCGGGTCGCCGAGGAGACCGAGCGGGTGTACGCGCGGGCCGGGGCGGGGGCCGGGCTGGCCGGGGTGGGGTGAGGGTCAGGGGGCCGAGTGGCGGGCGGTGAGCTCGCCGTCGAACAGGCGCCACCAGAGGTCGTTCACGGCCGCCGCGGCGGGGGCGTGCTCGGTGATGAGGCGGGCCACGGGCGGGGGCACGTCGCGCGGGGCGCCGCCCTGCGCGTAGCGGCGCACGTGGGCGTTGCGGGCGGCCAGGTCCTCGGGCGCGTGGGTGGTGGTGACCAGCCAGTTCACCAGGCGCATGGCGGTGTGGTCGGCGTCGTGGCCCGCGTGGTGGCGGGCGAACTCGCGCTCGGCCGGGGAGAGGTCGTGGTGCGGGGAGAGGGCGAGGCCGAAGTCGGTGAGGTGGACGCGGCCTTCGGCCACGCGCAGGTTGCCGAAGTGGGCGTCCATGTGGAGCAGGCCGAGGCGGCGCAGGGACGTCGTGATGTCGGCGAGCCGGCGCGCCAGTGCCTCGGCCTTGGCCAGGGGGTCGTCGCGGAGCCAGTCCTCCGGGGAGAGGGGGAGGTGCTCGGTGACCAGGACGAGGCTGCTCGGGGCCGCGGCGAGGGCTTCGAGGCGGGCGCGGGTGGCGGGGTCGTCGGCCGGGGCCCGGTCGGCGGTCAGCGGGGGCCCGCCGGGGAGGACGCGCCAGTGGTGCAGCAGCGGGAACGCGGTGGCCTCGCCCGCCAGGACCGCCCCGGTGACGCGCTCGCAGGCGTCCAGCTCGCGCCAGGCGGAGAAGCTCGGGCCGCCGAGGCCGTACTGGTGGTGCAGGGGGAGGTCGAACAGGTTGGCGGTGGAGCGCGGGTGGGCGAGCTCGCGGGTGGTCAGGGGGACGCGCTTGGCGAACACCGGCGCGCCCGCCACGTCCAGGACCAGTGCCTCCCCGCCGACGCCGACGCCGATCCTCCCGGCCGCGGCGAGCCGGGCGGCGAGCTCCTCGTCGGGCAGGGCGGCGAGGGCGGCGGCGAGGGCGTGGTGGCGGGCGGTCCTGGTGGGCACGGGGTGATCGTGCCTGCGCGGGTCGAGCCCCCGGTCAGCGGGCGCAGCGCAGCGCCACGGCCCGCGCGACCCGGTCGTGGGCGGCCGGGGCGTCGTCCGGGTCGTGCGCGGGGACGGGGACCACGTCGACCAGCAGGTCCAGGTCCGCCAGGGGTTCCACCGGGTCGGCGCCGGGACCGGTGAGCAGCACCAGGCGGCCTGCCGCGACCTTCGCCTGGCCCTCCGCCGCCGGGCGCAGCGGGGCCGGGGTGGCGCGGTGCACGCAGGCGTCCAGGCGGTCGTGGCGCTCGTGGACGCCCTCCAGGAGCTCCAGCCACGCGTCGGCGTCGTGCGGGGGCAGCTCGACCAGCGTGGCCGGGCCGGGTCTGCCGGTCAGGACCAGGCGGGCCCGGTCGACGTCCACGTCCTTCGGCGGGAAGGTCACGACGACGTGCGCGCCCGAGTCGCAGAGCGCCGCCGCCACGGCCAGCGCCACGCCGTGCGCCCCGTCCGCCACCACCACGACCCGGCCGGTCAACTCGAGCAGGTCGTCCGCGCACCAGTTCCCGATCACGCCCAGCACCTCCGCCGATGAGCGTAAGCCTGGGCGGTTCGCGGGGTGACAGGGGGTTTGACCTGAGCGAACGGGCCGGGGACTCCGGGTCCCCGGCCCGTCGCGGAGGGTCACCCGCGCAGCACGCGCGGGTCGGCGTCGAGGTCGTCGCCGAGCTTGAGGGTGATGAACTCGTTGTCGTCCGGCTCGCCGGGGGTGCGGCCGGAGGAGGAGGGGAAGTTGTTGTCGTTCAGGACGGCGATGGTGCGGTCGTCCAGGATCAGCAGGCCCTCGACGGTGGTGAACGGGAAGGTGAACCTCTCCGGGAACCCGCCGATCCGGCGCGGGTTCGCGATGTCCATGAGGTCGGCCACCAGGGTCTTGTCCAGGGCGCCGTCGCGGTCGCGGTCGCGCTTGTCGACCAGGTAGACCTTCTTCTCCCTCGCGGCGGCGCCCTCGTTGCCGTCGCGCTCGATCACCAGGAGGCGGTTGCGGTCGACGGCCACCGCGTCGCCGATGGCGTGCTCCGGCCTGTCCAGGCGGTAGAGCCACTTCTTGCCGGTGAAGCGGTTCCCGGCGACGTCGAACTCGTTCAGGCGCAGGGTTCCTGGCGCGTCACCGACGACCGGGCCCTCCAGGAGCGCGTCGAGGGCGCGGCCGTCCGGGGACAGCGCCAGGCCCTCGAAACCCTTGCTGCCGCCCAGGTTCGGGGAGCCCTCGGGGTTCTCCGGGGCGCGCACGCCGGGCAGCGGCGACGGCGGGGCGAGGAGCCTGCCCGCGCGGTCGAAGTGCAGCAGGTAGGGGCCGAACTCGTCGCCGATCCAGTAGGTGCCGTCGGCGCCGCGCTGGATCGACTCGACGTCCAGGTCGGCGCCGGTGAGGACGCGGTCGGCCCTGGTGAGGGGGAACGGGACGTGGCGGTTCGGGTCGGTCAGGTTCAGGCCGCCGACGACGTCCACGGCGCCGGAGGCGAAGTCCGGGGCGATCCGCTGGATCCGCAGGACGAAGTCGGCGCTGTTGGCCCTGGTGCCGTAGCCGTTGTCGGAGAGCACGTCGAAGGTGCCGTCCGCGTTGCGCAGCACACCGCTGAAGCCCTGCACGGGCTGGTCGGCGAACGGGGGCACGACGCCGTTGACGGGCGCGGTCCCGAGCGCCGAGCCGGAGGGCTCGCTGGCGGGCACGGAGGTCTCGGCGGGCAGCGCGGCGAACCGGGTCAATGTGGCCCGCCCGTACCCGCGCTCCCCGACGGCGACGCCGCTCTGCGCGGTGACCAGGCAGGTCACCGCCAGCCCGACCGCTACCGACCTCTTGGCGAACTTCCTCATGGCGGCTCCATCCAGGTGCGTCCCGACGTCCGAGGCGTCGGGAACGCTAGGCGGCCGGGGTGAACCGGGGGTGGCCGTGCGGGGGACGTGGGACGAAGACGATCACGGGGTGGGGGCGGGCGGCGCGGAGCGGACCTCGCGCCCGGTCGCGCGACCGTCCAC encodes:
- a CDS encoding STAS domain-containing protein codes for the protein MCPVSSALPLASALGAAPDAAPADAVVVRVSGELDASTTGPLRARLFDEVSRSPSALVVDLSAVTFCSAAALGLLLATTAAAERLGVRWALVGGQRAVRRPITAAGLDAALRPRDDVASALTALALPGLRGADPLG
- a CDS encoding glycosyltransferase, with translation MRIAMVSEHASPLVAPGGVASGARNVHVAELSAALVRRGHEVVVHTRRTRVDQQDLVRAPEGYEVVHVPAGPAEPAPEADLLPHTGPFARCLRRRWATSPPDLVHAHSWTSGLAALLGARGLGVPVVQTFHGLGAVERGRGGDGGVAVRAQTEQLICREVDGIVATSEAEAFELVSAGTPRPLVSVVPFGVDTALFSRREPEEHAGLLRRVVCAGSLASRNGFADVISAMGGVPDAELVIAGGPADVERDPEARRLVEHAQRRGVAGRVRLVGAVGREAMPALLKSADAVVCAPWHEPFGLVPLEAMACGVPVVATSVGGLVDSVLDGVTGRLVPPRDPRALALALRALLADRTRREAYGEAGVDRVRARYTWERVAEETERVYARAGAGAGLAGVG
- a CDS encoding protein kinase family protein — translated: MPTRTARHHALAAALAALPDEELAARLAAAGRIGVGVGGEALVLDVAGAPVFAKRVPLTTRELAHPRSTANLFDLPLHHQYGLGGPSFSAWRELDACERVTGAVLAGEATAFPLLHHWRVLPGGPPLTADRAPADDPATRARLEALAAAPSSLVLVTEHLPLSPEDWLRDDPLAKAEALARRLADITTSLRRLGLLHMDAHFGNLRVAEGRVHLTDFGLALSPHHDLSPAEREFARHHAGHDADHTAMRLVNWLVTTTHAPEDLAARNAHVRRYAQGGAPRDVPPPVARLITEHAPAAAAVNDLWWRLFDGELTARHSAP
- a CDS encoding Rossmann-fold NAD(P)-binding domain-containing protein; the encoded protein is MIGNWCADDLLELTGRVVVVADGAHGVALAVAAALCDSGAHVVVTFPPKDVDVDRARLVLTGRPGPATLVELPPHDADAWLELLEGVHERHDRLDACVHRATPAPLRPAAEGQAKVAAGRLVLLTGPGADPVEPLADLDLLVDVVPVPAHDPDDAPAAHDRVARAVALRCAR
- a CDS encoding esterase-like activity of phytase family protein, producing the protein MRKFAKRSVAVGLAVTCLVTAQSGVAVGERGYGRATLTRFAALPAETSVPASEPSGSALGTAPVNGVVPPFADQPVQGFSGVLRNADGTFDVLSDNGYGTRANSADFVLRIQRIAPDFASGAVDVVGGLNLTDPNRHVPFPLTRADRVLTGADLDVESIQRGADGTYWIGDEFGPYLLHFDRAGRLLAPPSPLPGVRAPENPEGSPNLGGSKGFEGLALSPDGRALDALLEGPVVGDAPGTLRLNEFDVAGNRFTGKKWLYRLDRPEHAIGDAVAVDRNRLLVIERDGNEGAAAREKKVYLVDKRDRDRDGALDKTLVADLMDIANPRRIGGFPERFTFPFTTVEGLLILDDRTIAVLNDNNFPSSSGRTPGEPDDNEFITLKLGDDLDADPRVLRG